One window of Cryobacterium arcticum genomic DNA carries:
- a CDS encoding amino acid ABC transporter ATP-binding protein, whose translation MSPTDPPTDQNLLTVRGLQKSFGANRVLTSIDLTVARGQVLALIGPSGSGKTTVLRCLNGLEVADGGRIEIVGADAAATAIDFDAATAAGKPVPRKALGALRDQSAMVFQHYNLFPHKTVLENVMEGPVIVQRRPRAEVEAEALQLLTRVGLIDKKDSYPFELSGGQQQRVGIVRALALRPALLLFDEPTSALDPELVGDVLRLIKELAAEGWTMVIVTHELEFAREVASEVAFVDGGTIVEHGDPRQMLRNPQHERTRQFLHRLLFPF comes from the coding sequence ATGTCGCCCACTGACCCACCCACCGACCAGAATCTCCTGACCGTCCGCGGCCTGCAGAAGAGCTTCGGCGCCAACCGGGTACTCACCTCGATCGACCTCACGGTGGCTCGGGGCCAGGTGCTTGCCCTGATCGGGCCGTCCGGTTCGGGCAAGACCACGGTGCTGCGCTGCCTGAACGGGCTCGAGGTCGCCGACGGCGGCCGCATCGAGATCGTCGGGGCGGATGCGGCGGCCACGGCCATCGACTTCGACGCGGCGACCGCCGCTGGCAAGCCCGTGCCCCGAAAGGCCCTCGGCGCCCTGCGCGACCAGTCGGCCATGGTCTTCCAGCACTACAACCTGTTCCCGCACAAGACCGTGCTGGAGAACGTGATGGAGGGTCCCGTCATCGTGCAGCGGCGCCCGCGCGCCGAGGTCGAGGCCGAAGCCCTCCAGCTGCTCACCCGGGTGGGACTGATCGACAAGAAGGACAGCTACCCGTTCGAGCTCTCCGGTGGCCAGCAGCAGCGGGTCGGCATCGTGCGGGCCCTGGCGCTGCGCCCGGCCCTGCTGCTCTTCGACGAACCCACCAGCGCCCTGGACCCCGAGCTTGTGGGCGACGTCCTGCGCCTGATCAAGGAGCTGGCCGCCGAGGGCTGGACCATGGTCATCGTGACCCACGAACTCGAATTCGCCCGGGAGGTGGCCAGCGAGGTCGCCTTCGTCGACGGCGGCACCATCGTCGAGCACGGCGACCCGCGCCAGATGCTGCGCAACCCGCAGCACGAACGCACCCGCCAGTTCCTGCACCGGCTGCTGTTCCCTTTCTAG
- a CDS encoding RecQ family ATP-dependent DNA helicase has translation MTSSSVTATRTAALEILRTLVGRPDADFHEGQYEAIETLVDHRRRALVVQRTGWGKSAVYFVATLLLRRQGTGPTILVSPLLALMRDQVAAAARAGVRAVSINSANAHEWTDVLAALRADEVDVLLVSPERLNNPSFRDEQLPALLERAGLLVVDEAHCISDWGHDFRPDYRRLRDLIAAMPAGVPVLATTATANSRVVTDVAEQVARGVSTGSTDDVVTIRGPLARASLRLGVLRLPDSRARLAWLLSHLAELPGSGIIYTLTVSAAEDTARLLREAGHAVRAYTGQTDTTEREESEGLLKANQVKALVATSALGMGFDKPDLGFVLHLGAPSSPVAYYQQVGRAGRATENADVLLLPGVEDEAIWQYFATSSMPSQNQAEAVLAALHANGGAPLSTPALEARVDLRRSPLELLLKVLDVDGAVRRVSGGWVATGQPWVYDRDRYERIGAARLAEQNAMLDYERITGCRMEFLQRALDDDTAVPCGRCDNCTAPWYPTDVSASAASTAGSALDRVGVALDPRAQWPTGADRLGVSAKGRIDPGDRLLGGRSLARLTDLGWGNTLRDVFAPGTPDAPASAALKAACVRVLAEWGWAERPVGVVAMPSRSHPQLVASVAAELSRVGRLPLLGSLDLVGTGPTGDSGGNSAYRLSSVWGGFEVGAELAASLAGATGPVLLVDDLADSRWTLTVAGRLLRRAGAPGVLPFTLALRS, from the coding sequence CCACCGGCGCCGCGCCCTCGTGGTGCAGCGCACCGGTTGGGGCAAGTCGGCGGTCTACTTCGTGGCCACCCTGCTGCTCCGCCGTCAGGGCACCGGCCCCACCATCCTGGTGTCGCCGCTGCTGGCGCTCATGCGCGACCAGGTGGCCGCCGCCGCCCGGGCCGGCGTGCGCGCCGTGTCGATCAACTCCGCCAATGCGCACGAGTGGACCGACGTGCTCGCCGCGCTTCGCGCCGACGAGGTCGACGTGCTGCTGGTCTCCCCCGAGAGGCTCAACAACCCGTCCTTCCGCGACGAGCAGCTGCCCGCCCTGCTCGAGCGGGCCGGCCTGCTCGTGGTCGACGAAGCGCACTGCATCTCCGACTGGGGCCACGACTTCCGGCCTGACTACCGGCGGCTGCGCGACCTCATCGCGGCCATGCCGGCCGGGGTCCCCGTGCTCGCCACCACGGCCACGGCCAACAGCCGGGTGGTGACGGATGTGGCTGAGCAGGTTGCGAGGGGGGTCTCGACAGGCTCGACCGACGATGTCGTCACCATCCGTGGCCCGCTCGCCCGCGCGTCGCTGCGCCTCGGCGTGCTGCGGCTGCCCGACTCCCGGGCCCGGCTGGCCTGGCTGCTCAGCCACCTGGCCGAGCTGCCGGGCAGCGGCATCATTTATACCCTCACGGTCTCCGCCGCCGAAGACACCGCGCGGCTGCTGAGGGAGGCCGGGCACGCCGTGCGGGCCTACACCGGCCAGACCGACACGACCGAACGCGAGGAGTCGGAGGGGCTGCTCAAGGCCAACCAGGTGAAAGCGCTCGTGGCCACGAGCGCACTGGGCATGGGATTCGACAAGCCCGACCTGGGCTTCGTGCTGCACCTGGGCGCCCCCAGCTCCCCCGTCGCCTACTACCAGCAGGTGGGTCGTGCCGGCCGCGCCACCGAGAACGCCGACGTGCTGTTGCTGCCCGGTGTGGAAGACGAGGCGATCTGGCAGTACTTCGCGACCTCGTCGATGCCCAGCCAGAACCAGGCCGAGGCCGTCCTGGCCGCGCTGCACGCCAACGGCGGCGCCCCGCTGTCGACCCCGGCCCTCGAGGCCCGGGTGGACCTGCGCCGTTCCCCGCTGGAGCTGCTGCTCAAGGTGCTCGACGTGGACGGCGCCGTGCGCCGGGTCAGCGGCGGCTGGGTGGCCACCGGGCAACCGTGGGTCTACGACCGGGACCGGTACGAGCGCATCGGCGCGGCCCGCCTCGCCGAGCAGAACGCCATGCTCGACTACGAACGCATCACCGGTTGCCGCATGGAGTTCCTGCAGCGCGCCCTCGACGACGACACCGCCGTACCCTGCGGCCGCTGCGACAACTGCACAGCGCCCTGGTATCCCACCGACGTGTCGGCCTCGGCCGCGAGCACCGCCGGGTCGGCCCTCGACCGGGTGGGCGTGGCCCTCGACCCCCGCGCCCAGTGGCCCACCGGCGCCGACCGGCTGGGCGTGAGCGCCAAGGGCCGCATCGACCCTGGCGACCGGCTCCTCGGCGGCCGTTCGCTCGCCCGGCTCACCGACCTGGGCTGGGGCAACACCCTGCGCGACGTGTTCGCGCCCGGCACCCCGGATGCGCCCGCCTCGGCGGCGCTCAAGGCCGCCTGCGTCCGGGTCCTCGCCGAATGGGGCTGGGCCGAGCGGCCCGTCGGCGTGGTGGCCATGCCGTCGCGCTCGCATCCGCAGCTCGTGGCCTCGGTGGCCGCCGAACTCAGCCGGGTGGGCCGGCTGCCCCTCCTGGGCTCCCTCGACCTGGTCGGGACGGGGCCGACGGGCGACTCGGGCGGCAACAGCGCCTACCGGCTCTCCAGCGTCTGGGGAGGCTTCGAGGTGGGCGCAGAGCTCGCCGCGAGCCTCGCCGGGGCCACCGGTCCGGTGCTGCTGGTCGACGACCTCGCCGACAGCCGCTGGACGCTCACGGTGGCCGGGCGGCTGCTGCGGCGCGCTGGGGCACCCGGCGTGCTCCCGTTCACGCTGGCACTGCGGTCGTAA
- a CDS encoding amino acid ABC transporter permease — protein sequence MLDSLWPLLHGAITGTIPLALSSFAIGLVLALGLALMRLSRRRWLSSIARVYISVVRGTPLLVQLFVIFYGLPSLGIVIDPWPSAIVAFSINVGGYAAEVIRAAILSVPKGQWEAAYMIGMSHRRALTRIILPQAARVSVPPLSNTFISLVKDTSLASLILVTELFREAQQVAAFSQQFMALYLEAALLYWVICLVLSSGQGVLEKRLDRYVAH from the coding sequence ATGCTCGATTCGCTGTGGCCATTGCTCCACGGCGCCATCACGGGAACCATCCCGCTGGCACTGTCGTCGTTCGCGATCGGGCTGGTGCTCGCCCTCGGGCTGGCGCTCATGCGCCTGTCGCGACGGCGTTGGCTCTCCTCGATCGCCCGCGTCTACATCTCGGTGGTGCGCGGCACACCGCTGCTCGTGCAGCTGTTCGTGATCTTCTACGGCCTGCCGTCGCTCGGCATCGTGATCGACCCGTGGCCCAGCGCCATCGTGGCCTTCTCGATCAACGTGGGCGGTTACGCGGCCGAGGTCATCCGCGCCGCGATCCTCTCGGTGCCCAAGGGGCAGTGGGAGGCGGCGTACATGATCGGCATGTCGCACCGGCGCGCCCTCACCCGGATCATCCTGCCGCAGGCCGCCCGGGTGTCGGTGCCTCCCCTGTCGAACACCTTCATCAGCCTGGTCAAGGACACCTCCCTGGCCTCCCTGATCCTGGTCACCGAGCTGTTCCGTGAGGCGCAGCAGGTGGCCGCGTTCAGCCAGCAGTTCATGGCCCTGTACCTGGAGGCCGCTCTGCTCTACTGGGTGATCTGCCTGGTGCTCTCCAGTGGCCAGGGAGTGCTCGAGAAGCGATTGGACCGCTATGTCGCCCACTGA
- a CDS encoding ADP-ribosylglycohydrolase family protein, whose translation MKLSIHQHDRSSAVLLGMACGDALGAGYDFAGPMPPTAAVGMRGGGGAHWARGEWTDYTALAVPVARAAADGLDLRDESTLDLIVAEWVDWSTTAPFAGTQLAAALSAESGRPDSGRRNSEPTAAAVRRAARDQHERIGRSAGNGCLLRTAPVALAYLHDADALADAARGLSELTHCETDAGDACVLWGLAIRHAVLEGELDLRVGLGTLSPGRRELWSARIGHAERREPRDFTRNGWVVQALQGAWSAIVHTDASDAGHYRRGVEAAVRGGGNTDAVAGVAGALLAARWGLAAVPSEWRRLVQGWPGLRGADLVRLSVLAAHGHDTNDAGERESFRLHVVR comes from the coding sequence ATGAAACTGTCGATCCACCAACACGATCGTTCGTCAGCGGTCCTGCTCGGCATGGCCTGCGGCGATGCACTGGGCGCCGGGTACGACTTCGCCGGGCCGATGCCGCCCACCGCGGCGGTGGGAATGCGCGGCGGTGGCGGTGCGCACTGGGCGCGCGGGGAGTGGACCGACTACACCGCATTGGCGGTCCCCGTGGCCCGGGCAGCGGCCGACGGCCTCGACCTGCGTGACGAGTCCACCCTCGACCTCATCGTGGCCGAGTGGGTGGACTGGTCCACGACCGCGCCGTTCGCCGGCACCCAGTTGGCGGCCGCCCTGTCGGCCGAATCAGGGCGCCCGGACTCGGGGCGCCGGAACTCGGAGCCGACCGCCGCGGCGGTGCGCCGGGCCGCTCGCGACCAGCACGAACGCATCGGCCGCAGCGCCGGGAACGGGTGCCTGCTGCGCACCGCCCCGGTGGCTCTGGCCTACCTGCACGACGCCGACGCCCTCGCCGACGCCGCCCGCGGGCTGAGCGAACTCACACACTGTGAGACGGATGCCGGGGACGCCTGCGTGCTCTGGGGCCTCGCGATCCGCCACGCCGTGCTCGAGGGCGAACTCGACCTGCGCGTGGGCCTCGGCACGTTGTCGCCGGGCCGGCGGGAGCTCTGGTCGGCGCGGATCGGACACGCCGAACGCCGCGAGCCGCGCGATTTCACCCGCAACGGCTGGGTCGTGCAGGCGCTGCAGGGCGCCTGGTCGGCCATCGTGCACACCGACGCCTCGGATGCCGGCCACTACCGCCGGGGCGTCGAGGCCGCGGTGCGTGGAGGCGGCAACACCGATGCCGTGGCGGGCGTCGCCGGCGCCCTGCTGGCCGCCCGGTGGGGCCTGGCGGCGGTGCCGAGCGAGTGGCGGCGCCTTGTGCAGGGCTGGCCGGGGCTGCGCGGGGCCGACCTCGTGCGGCTGTCGGTGCTCGCCGCGCACGGCCACGACACCAACGACGCGGGCGAACGGGAGAGCTTTCGGCTCCACGTCGTGAGGTGA
- a CDS encoding amino acid ABC transporter substrate-binding protein gives MKRHLVSATVLTLAAAVALAGCSASASDSSGAAGSTTGTDDSLSSVLESGTLTIGTEGTYRPFSYHADGSGDLTGYDVEVATAVADQLGVKAKFEETQWDAIFAGLEAGRFDTIANQVSITPEREAAYAFSAPYTYSTGVIVVPSDNTSITSFDSLNGKTTAQSLTSNWYTLATESGATVQSVEGWAQSVALVEQGRVDATVNDKLTYLDYKKQTGASGLKIAAETTDRSESAFAFAQGGTALADAVTDALATLSADGTLAAISDTYFGADVSK, from the coding sequence ATGAAGCGCCACCTCGTCTCCGCCACCGTCCTCACCCTCGCCGCCGCGGTGGCCCTGGCCGGCTGCAGCGCCTCCGCGAGCGACTCCAGCGGCGCCGCCGGCTCCACGACCGGCACGGACGACTCGCTGAGTTCGGTACTCGAGTCCGGCACGCTCACGATCGGCACCGAAGGCACCTACCGGCCCTTCTCGTACCACGCGGACGGCTCCGGCGACCTCACCGGCTACGACGTCGAGGTGGCCACGGCCGTCGCCGACCAGCTGGGCGTCAAAGCGAAGTTCGAAGAGACCCAGTGGGACGCCATCTTCGCCGGCCTCGAGGCCGGCCGGTTCGACACCATCGCCAACCAGGTCTCGATCACCCCCGAGCGTGAGGCGGCCTACGCCTTCTCCGCCCCGTACACCTACTCCACGGGCGTCATCGTGGTGCCGTCCGACAACACCTCGATCACCTCCTTCGACAGCCTGAACGGAAAGACCACGGCCCAGTCGCTCACGAGCAACTGGTACACCCTGGCCACCGAGAGCGGCGCCACCGTGCAGTCCGTGGAGGGCTGGGCCCAGTCGGTCGCCCTCGTCGAGCAGGGCCGCGTGGACGCCACCGTGAACGACAAGCTCACCTACCTCGACTACAAGAAGCAGACCGGCGCATCCGGCCTCAAGATCGCCGCCGAGACCACCGACCGGTCGGAGAGCGCCTTCGCCTTCGCCCAGGGCGGCACGGCCCTGGCCGACGCCGTGACGGATGCTCTCGCCACCCTGAGCGCCGACGGCACCCTGGCCGCGATCTCGGACACCTACTTCGGGGCCGACGTCTCGAAGTGA